The genomic window CATCAGACCTGATGCCCACTTTCTGCGCTCCCTCTTTTCAAGGTAACATCTGCCGATCACCCATTGCAGAAGCAGTTTTCAGAAAGCTTGTAACTGAGCAAAATCTTTCAGATGACGTAAGTACCATTCTCTGTCTTAAAGAGGCCAACCCGAATGCCTTTGGGGCagaaaactgtgaaaaaaattctttttttctcctgcagtGGAGGATAGACAGTGCAGCGACATCCACATATGAAATAGGGAACCCTCCTGACTATCGAGGGCAGAACTGCATGAGGAAGCATGGTATTCCCATGACTCACGTTGCCCGGCAGGTACCGTATCGGAACTTGAAAGTGCACATGTGTGTTCTGTGTTGCAGTGGGTCATTGACAGCGGCGCTGTTTCTGACTGGAACGTGGGCCGGTCACCAGATCCAAGAGCTGTGAGCTGCCTCAGAAATCATGGCATTAGCACAGCCCATAAAGCACGACAGGTAGCAGAGCTCTCATTTAATTTCTATTACTGGTGTCCCGTGACTTGCGAAGTTGTGAGAGGCTTAACCACACTGGCGTGTGAATGAGCAGTTATTTGAGGCCCGTTTAAGTAGCCACGGTGTGTCCTTCTTGTTTCGCTGCTGACTCCACAGTTCTGAAAGATGTGCGTGATCTTGGAATTTACTTAGTAAAATACACGTATCATCACGCAATTGATACTGGAGAGAGCCCTCCCTAAGGGCTGGAGTTAgaatctcctttttattttctgagatctTCCTGGTGACTAGTCTGGTTACATTCCAAGTTTGTTGCTAGAATAAAGTACTAGAACATATACAACAATGTATTTTCTACTGTGAAGTGTCTTAGAAATGTGGGGTGGTGCTGATCCCAGCGGTTGGACTCCTGGGTTCAGAGTCTGGAGTGCTGGGCAGTAAACCCTCCTGTGTCCGTTCAGACGGTGTGGAAGCCAGTAAAGGCCGTGGGTACATTTGAAATACGGCCAGTGTGACAGAGGAAGTGGAGTTTATGTGTTAACTTATTTGAGTAGCCCCCTGGAACTGGTAAGCGGCTAGCTGAGCTGCACAGTTCTGAACTCTTGCATAACCACAGGGGAGACTGAGGGTTCCATGCCACAGCATCAGTGAGCCGTCAGGGCTCAGGGCAGGCTTGTGGTGCTCCCTCGCTAGCAGGCTGCTGCAGGTGTGTGCTCTGGAACCTTCCACAACCACAAGGACTAGTTGCTAACGAGATCTGCTTCATTTCTGGTACAAAATGCTTCATACATTGTTACGTGGAGAAACTACTTTATCACTATGATTATTTTATGGAGAATtcattggatttttaaaacatctgacTAAATCTTCTAACTTCTTTTTGTGTCCAACCTAACAAAATGTACAGGCTGTGTCCACAGCCCTTAAAATGAGAAGCCACTGAATGTTTTGAAAATCACTTGTCAAACATATGTATTTAGAAGTATGGCTGGCAGTGTGAGAGCCATAATTTAGTCTTCGCGTTTGAAGGAGAACCTTGTATAAGACAGGACAAAGACTCTTTAATCATTGTTATACTAAATCACGTCTTTACTTAAAGCTTTTCAAATTGGTTTGCCATAcagcattgtgtttttaattttgatcatcTCAATTTTTGTCCTCTCCATTACCTTGTTAGGGAAGGGAGTCTTTGGtaaacccattttgcagataaagaaactgagttcTGGAGAGAAAATACTTATCAAAGGTCACCCAGCTTCAAAGTCGTAGAACAGGAATTTGATCAttggcttatttgtttgttttaataaaaacacacagaGGTGTGAGCCAGAAAATTCGCAAAAGTGCCGTAGAAACACTTCTGGTGCATTAGTGATGTCTCAGAAGCCAGGGGTATGCACGTTATTTTGGCTTAGATAAGTTTACTCTGGAATCTGTGAACTGCTCATTTCTGGCTTTTAGCTGACTGTGTATTTAACAGTTTACTATTTAAGTTGTTAACTTCCTTAAGGGCCTGACGTTTTCTTAAATGGAATTTTCATTGgacaggaaacatttttttttaatgtttttcatttatttttgagacagagagagagcatgagcaggggaggggcagagagagagagggagacacagaatctgaagcaggctcccagccatcagcacagagccctacctggggctcgaactcgtcaactgcgagatcgtgacctgagccgaagtcggatgctcaaccgactgaaccacccaggcgccccaggaaaacattttttgtacCACATGTGCTTCTAATCTCCAGGGTTGACAGAACCTGCTGATTTCGAAGTCCTTCATAATTATGGGCCGTCACactttcatgttttctgtttttaagactGGATTATTTTTGGTATACGAGTATGTAATTTGGGGTACAAATGAAGAATTTAAATACACAtgtcttaaaaaacaaagctagaaactttaaattttgaaaGGAGAATTGTAATTGCTGGTTTTAGGAATAATATTCACACATcatctgttgtttgtttgtttgtttgtttgttttgcttttttatttttccctggtGCTTTTAAGAAcgttttctcggggcgcctgggtggcgcagtcggttaagcatccgacttcagccaggtcacgatctcgcggtccgtgag from Neofelis nebulosa isolate mNeoNeb1 chromosome 9, mNeoNeb1.pri, whole genome shotgun sequence includes these protein-coding regions:
- the ACP1 gene encoding low molecular weight phosphotyrosine protein phosphatase isoform X8 is translated as MAEPVSKSVLFVCLGNICRSPIAEAVFRKLVTEQNLSDDWRIDSAATSTYEIGNPPDYRGQNCMRKHGIPMTHVARQVPYRNLKVHMCVLCCSGSLTAALFLTGTWAGHQIQEL